The bacterium genome includes a region encoding these proteins:
- a CDS encoding DUF5107 domain-containing protein yields the protein MRTLRNRLLVATLVLSVMLLQSPTVLLAVDQVRIWEEDLTLPTYPVGQAEKNPIFYGTRRYQGAQGRVYPYEFLDSLSDRSVPRTYRAVYLENEYVKICVIPELGGRLFSAVDKTDNYDFFYRQHVIKPALIGMLGAWISGGVEWNVPHHHRASTFMPVDYKLEQNPDGGATVWVGETELRQRLKWMVGLTLSPGRSWVEATGRIVNPTPFTTSFLYWANVSVHADSSYQVIFPPSVDWGVYHAKHEFTRWPWSDNVYNGLEGYAGGRDLSWWKSHPSPISIFAFEAGEDFMGGYNHGLGAGVLHVADHHLVPGKKLWEWGPGTEAQAWDKILTDSDGPYIEIMVGAYSDNQPDYSWIQPGEVKRFTQRWYPIRAIGGAKNANTEAAVNLSVEDGKAKLGFNVTSDRPGCRVELTRGGEKVLEQTADLSPARPFTATLDLPAGAQETELRAALYDKSGAELVSYQPVRREPSPKPGAVTPPERPEKIKTNEELLLAGQRLEQFHSAALEPDPYYEEALKRDPGDYRVNNALGLLYLKRGRFEEARKLYEAAVARVTAQYTRPRDGEALYYLGVTRGFLGDLAGAEEAFYRASWSAAWYSQSFLDIARLECRRGDFTAALEHLERAWSTNNPDIRILCLKAAVLRRLGRGGEAAALAAQAAATDCLDMLAACELALDQGESGDPLAARKEGIADQFQTRLEVACEYMNAGLDAEAVQVLAPLAPVSGKVNPLVLYYLSALQRSLGQSAAAEASLARAAQQSPDYVFPFRLETIGVLRQAIAAAPKDARAPYYLGNLLYEGQPEAAIACWESARSLDPSLAVLQRNLGLAYLNVRKDIPAATAGLEAAAKLAPRDKRIRLELDQMYEAGKMAPEKRLAILEKSHSLALASDELLSREIELMVRLGRYDRALELLRGHHFHTWEGGGEIHGVYVSACLLRGDSYLRRKDYKRALTDFQAALEYPDNLEVGRPADGGPECEVYYFIGLAHQGLGDKAKATESFEKALERKQPPSELLWAQGMAMQALGRGPEAEQAFGALREEGGKLLNPDQEAAFFAKFGHRATHEGTLAEAHYLIGLGLAGKGDIAGAKAEFSKVLELDVTHTGAAWQLARMK from the coding sequence ATGCGAACGCTTCGAAACAGGCTGCTCGTCGCAACCCTTGTCCTGAGTGTGATGCTGCTCCAGAGTCCCACGGTTCTGCTCGCGGTGGACCAGGTTCGGATCTGGGAGGAGGACCTCACCCTGCCCACCTACCCGGTCGGCCAGGCCGAAAAGAACCCGATTTTCTACGGCACCCGGCGCTACCAGGGGGCGCAGGGACGGGTCTATCCCTACGAGTTCCTGGACAGCCTGAGCGACCGCAGCGTGCCCCGCACCTACCGCGCGGTCTACCTGGAGAACGAATACGTCAAGATCTGCGTGATCCCGGAGCTGGGCGGCCGTCTGTTCTCGGCTGTGGACAAGACCGACAACTACGATTTCTTCTACCGTCAGCACGTGATCAAGCCGGCGCTGATCGGGATGTTAGGCGCCTGGATTTCGGGCGGCGTGGAATGGAACGTCCCGCACCACCACCGGGCCAGCACGTTCATGCCGGTGGACTACAAACTGGAGCAGAACCCGGACGGCGGCGCGACGGTCTGGGTGGGCGAGACCGAGCTGCGCCAGCGGCTCAAGTGGATGGTCGGCCTGACCCTGAGTCCCGGGCGCTCCTGGGTCGAGGCCACGGGCCGGATCGTGAACCCCACCCCGTTCACCACCAGTTTCCTCTACTGGGCGAATGTCTCGGTGCACGCCGACTCCTCGTACCAGGTAATTTTCCCACCCTCGGTGGACTGGGGTGTATACCACGCCAAGCACGAGTTCACCCGCTGGCCCTGGTCGGACAATGTCTACAACGGGCTCGAGGGCTATGCCGGCGGCCGTGATCTGAGCTGGTGGAAAAGCCACCCCTCGCCCATCTCGATCTTCGCTTTCGAGGCGGGCGAGGATTTCATGGGCGGCTACAACCACGGCCTGGGGGCCGGGGTGCTGCACGTGGCCGACCATCACCTGGTGCCGGGCAAGAAACTCTGGGAATGGGGCCCGGGCACGGAAGCCCAGGCCTGGGACAAGATCCTGACCGATTCCGACGGCCCCTACATCGAGATCATGGTCGGGGCCTACTCCGACAACCAGCCGGACTATTCCTGGATCCAGCCCGGCGAGGTGAAGCGGTTCACCCAGCGCTGGTACCCGATCCGCGCCATCGGCGGGGCGAAAAACGCCAACACCGAGGCCGCGGTCAACCTGAGCGTTGAGGACGGCAAGGCCAAGCTGGGGTTCAACGTCACCTCCGACCGTCCCGGCTGCCGGGTGGAACTGACCCGCGGCGGGGAAAAGGTGCTGGAGCAGACTGCCGACCTCAGCCCGGCCCGTCCTTTCACCGCCACGCTGGACCTGCCCGCCGGGGCCCAGGAGACCGAGCTGCGCGCCGCCCTGTACGACAAATCCGGAGCGGAGCTGGTTTCCTATCAGCCGGTCAGGCGTGAGCCCTCGCCGAAGCCCGGGGCGGTCACCCCGCCGGAGCGGCCTGAAAAGATCAAGACCAACGAGGAGCTTCTTCTGGCCGGGCAGCGCCTGGAACAGTTCCACAGCGCGGCCCTGGAGCCGGACCCGTATTACGAGGAGGCCCTGAAGCGCGATCCCGGCGATTACCGGGTCAACAACGCGCTGGGCCTTCTGTACCTGAAGCGGGGACGTTTCGAGGAGGCCCGCAAGCTGTACGAGGCCGCGGTGGCCCGGGTCACGGCCCAGTACACCCGTCCACGGGACGGCGAGGCGCTCTACTACCTGGGCGTGACGCGCGGGTTCCTGGGTGACCTGGCCGGGGCCGAGGAGGCTTTCTACCGGGCGAGCTGGAGCGCGGCCTGGTACTCACAGTCGTTCCTGGACATCGCGCGCCTGGAATGCCGGCGGGGGGATTTCACAGCGGCGCTGGAGCACCTGGAGCGCGCCTGGTCGACCAACAACCCGGATATCCGTATCCTCTGCCTTAAAGCCGCTGTCCTGCGCCGTCTGGGCCGCGGCGGTGAGGCCGCCGCCCTGGCCGCCCAGGCCGCAGCCACCGATTGCCTGGACATGCTGGCTGCCTGCGAGCTGGCCCTGGATCAGGGCGAGAGCGGCGACCCGCTGGCTGCGCGGAAAGAGGGGATCGCCGACCAGTTCCAGACCCGCCTGGAGGTGGCCTGCGAGTACATGAACGCCGGCCTGGACGCCGAGGCGGTGCAGGTGCTCGCGCCTCTGGCCCCGGTGAGCGGCAAGGTGAACCCGCTTGTGCTGTACTACCTGTCCGCCCTGCAGCGCAGTCTGGGCCAGAGCGCCGCGGCCGAGGCCAGCCTGGCCCGAGCCGCCCAGCAGAGCCCGGACTACGTGTTCCCGTTCCGCCTGGAGACAATCGGCGTGCTGCGCCAGGCCATCGCCGCCGCGCCCAAGGATGCCCGGGCGCCCTACTACCTGGGCAACCTTCTGTACGAGGGCCAGCCCGAGGCGGCAATAGCCTGCTGGGAGAGCGCCCGCAGCCTGGACCCGTCTCTGGCCGTGCTGCAGCGCAACCTGGGCCTGGCCTACCTCAATGTGCGCAAGGACATCCCGGCCGCCACGGCCGGCCTGGAGGCTGCGGCCAAGCTGGCCCCGCGGGATAAGCGCATCCGCCTGGAACTGGACCAGATGTACGAGGCCGGGAAGATGGCCCCGGAAAAGCGCCTGGCCATCCTCGAAAAATCCCATTCCTTGGCCCTGGCCAGTGATGAGCTGCTCTCGCGCGAGATCGAGCTGATGGTGCGCCTGGGGCGCTACGACCGCGCCCTGGAACTTCTGCGCGGCCACCATTTCCACACCTGGGAGGGCGGTGGCGAGATCCACGGGGTCTACGTGAGCGCCTGCCTGCTGCGCGGGGACAGCTACCTTCGCCGCAAGGACTACAAGCGCGCCCTGACCGATTTCCAGGCCGCCCTGGAATACCCCGACAACCTCGAGGTGGGCCGTCCCGCGGACGGCGGGCCGGAGTGCGAGGTCTACTATTTCATCGGCCTGGCGCACCAGGGCCTGGGTGACAAGGCCAAGGCCACGGAGAGCTTCGAGAAGGCCCTGGAGCGTAAGCAGCCGCCCTCCGAGCTTCTCTGGGCGCAGGGTATGGCCATGCAGGCGCTGGGACGCGGCCCCGAGGCGGAGCAGGCGTTTGGAGCCCTGCGGGAAGAGGGCGGCAAGCTGCTCAATCCGGACCAGGAGGCGGCTTTCTTCGCCAAGTTCGGCCACCGCGCGACCCACGAGGGCACGCTGGCGGAGGCACATTACCTGATCGGCCTGGGGCTGGCCGGCAAAGGGGACATCGCGGGGGCCAAAGCCGAGTTCAGCAAGGTCCTGGAGCTGGATGTCACCCACACCGGGGCGGCCTGGCAGTTGGCCCGGATGAAATAG
- a CDS encoding DUF4832 domain-containing protein yields the protein MLSGTRWLLVPAFAALLLAQAAGCAKTRTVTVNPVETDEVLVNPGIGFTTFYSFNGDPINAHYPECSIAYFRWYWDVLEPVEGQVNFALIDSVLALCHAHGQRLAFRVMCQNGHEVADKSVTVKYEVPLWYVHSGAKGWLYPDRQHWQPDYDDPLFLEKHGALIRALAARYDGHPDLDHMDIGSVGRWGEWHTEGLPLPMPTLENHEKVIDLYVDNFKKTPLVMNLEESPATAYAISRGTGWRADCLGDMSVGEFVDENGNGENHQLNRYPRIIGKFVPPEVWKTAPVVFETCWNMGYWAEQGWDVDSILNQALDWHISVLNNKSFDVPEAIRPNVDKFLKRMGYRFVLASLDYPEKVFAGDSLNVEMNWLNRGVAPCYGRYELTLALRHPQTGETTVCPTGQAVCGWLPGETKVSAALQAPPQLAAGSYDFLVGLVDPADGQPKVKLAIQGRQADGWYKVGALTIR from the coding sequence ATGCTTTCTGGAACGAGATGGCTGCTTGTCCCGGCTTTTGCCGCCCTTCTGCTCGCGCAGGCCGCCGGCTGCGCCAAGACCCGCACGGTCACGGTCAATCCTGTGGAGACCGACGAGGTGCTGGTCAACCCCGGGATAGGGTTCACCACGTTCTACAGTTTCAACGGCGACCCAATCAACGCCCATTACCCGGAATGCTCCATTGCCTATTTCCGCTGGTACTGGGACGTGCTGGAGCCCGTGGAGGGCCAGGTCAATTTCGCGCTGATCGACTCGGTCCTGGCGCTCTGCCACGCCCACGGCCAGCGCCTGGCTTTCCGCGTGATGTGCCAGAACGGGCACGAGGTGGCCGACAAGTCGGTCACGGTCAAGTACGAAGTCCCGCTCTGGTACGTGCACAGCGGGGCCAAGGGCTGGCTCTACCCGGACAGGCAGCACTGGCAGCCGGATTACGACGACCCGCTGTTCCTGGAAAAACACGGCGCCCTGATCCGAGCCCTGGCGGCGCGCTACGACGGACACCCCGACCTGGACCACATGGATATCGGCTCGGTCGGACGCTGGGGCGAGTGGCACACCGAGGGCCTGCCGCTGCCCATGCCCACGCTCGAAAACCACGAGAAAGTGATCGACCTCTACGTGGACAATTTCAAGAAGACCCCGCTGGTGATGAACCTCGAGGAAAGTCCGGCCACGGCCTACGCCATCTCGCGCGGAACCGGCTGGCGCGCCGACTGCCTGGGTGACATGAGCGTGGGCGAGTTTGTCGACGAGAACGGCAACGGCGAAAACCACCAGCTCAACCGCTACCCGCGCATAATCGGCAAGTTTGTCCCGCCCGAGGTCTGGAAAACCGCCCCGGTGGTGTTCGAGACCTGCTGGAACATGGGCTACTGGGCCGAGCAGGGCTGGGATGTCGACTCGATCCTGAACCAGGCCCTGGACTGGCACATCTCGGTGCTGAACAACAAGTCGTTCGACGTGCCCGAGGCCATCCGCCCCAACGTGGACAAGTTCCTCAAGCGCATGGGCTACCGTTTTGTCCTGGCCTCGCTCGACTACCCGGAGAAGGTTTTCGCCGGGGACTCGCTGAACGTGGAGATGAACTGGCTCAACCGCGGCGTGGCCCCCTGCTACGGACGATACGAGCTGACTCTGGCCCTGCGCCACCCCCAGACCGGCGAGACCACGGTCTGCCCGACCGGCCAGGCGGTGTGCGGCTGGCTGCCCGGCGAGACAAAGGTGAGCGCCGCGCTCCAGGCGCCGCCGCAGCTCGCCGCCGGCAGCTATGACTTTCTGGTGGGCCTGGTCGATCCGGCGGACGGCCAGCCAAAGGTCAAACTCGCCATCCAGGGCCGTCAGGCGGACGGTTGGTACAAGGTGGGTGCTCTGACGATAAGATAA
- a CDS encoding beta-galactosidase trimerization domain-containing protein has translation MKGIIVRAFLFCLLAGAGLALAAEGRKPYQENPRPAWLDKGLVLGWGNHEAFIFRVRRGGNLPYGELWKQFEAEHSEQTVIEAQKAGIEVYHTHGYKGFGYEAEKKEMDMLKTLSGYVHKQGMKLDTYCQVMTIVPETFQAEVPEVMDWVQRDASGIPIMLTYDHQQSYRPKPNLGHPDYRRYYKEKIIKALVQDVGSDLLHFDNFDCNAEPESDHSPVNVAGFHAYLRNKFTPEKMIERFGHANYDLVMPPVWNMENPPAAIREILDPAQQEWIDYRCWLMADWLRDITTYARSLNPNVAFDTNPHGLFGRNRAFQAALWHPWFMKYSEVMWSEETNPADYTQWGTIVSKIRTYKLGRALDNMVLTYKPDDLMMAEALAFNQTPGNVELRPGSDPSNRKYYNFYIANRDLYTGTLNREDAALLRSYATMAYDNHRAALEQCMFEQALIQSQVPFDLVFDEQMDDLSRYRVLVLAGQNNLSDENVAKIRKFVAAGGSLVFTGLTGSRDQWLRRRSTPALNDLLGLESAGRHGGAAAEGAAYSSKTEVSADGRVVYVPAIVPPDKEQAENWTGSWDGNVKEGSWIRPTNWRELEQAVRQAAGGKLSLETELPEWVAVEQVQKDKRIMLHLVNYRRGNRLSGIPVDLALDRGKGVSSVKVVSPDREGSRDIQFQVQGGRCTFRVPELETYDVVVVEQK, from the coding sequence ATGAAAGGGATCATAGTCCGCGCGTTCCTGTTCTGCCTGCTCGCCGGGGCCGGCCTGGCCCTGGCCGCCGAGGGCCGCAAGCCCTACCAGGAAAACCCCCGTCCCGCCTGGCTGGACAAAGGCCTGGTCCTGGGCTGGGGCAACCACGAGGCTTTCATCTTCCGGGTCCGCCGCGGCGGCAACCTTCCCTACGGTGAGCTGTGGAAACAGTTCGAGGCCGAGCACAGCGAGCAGACCGTGATCGAGGCGCAGAAAGCCGGGATCGAGGTCTACCACACCCACGGCTACAAGGGGTTCGGCTACGAGGCCGAGAAAAAAGAGATGGACATGCTCAAGACCCTCTCGGGCTATGTCCACAAGCAGGGGATGAAGCTCGACACCTACTGCCAGGTGATGACCATCGTGCCCGAGACTTTCCAGGCCGAGGTGCCCGAGGTGATGGACTGGGTGCAGCGGGACGCCAGCGGCATTCCGATCATGCTCACCTACGACCACCAGCAGTCCTACCGCCCCAAGCCCAACCTGGGCCACCCCGACTACCGCAGGTACTATAAGGAAAAGATAATCAAGGCCCTGGTCCAGGATGTCGGCAGCGACCTTCTGCATTTCGATAATTTCGACTGCAACGCCGAGCCGGAGAGCGACCACAGCCCGGTCAACGTGGCCGGGTTCCACGCCTACCTGCGTAATAAGTTCACCCCCGAGAAGATGATCGAGCGTTTCGGCCACGCCAACTACGACCTGGTCATGCCGCCGGTCTGGAACATGGAGAACCCGCCCGCGGCCATCCGTGAAATCCTCGACCCGGCGCAGCAGGAGTGGATCGACTACCGCTGCTGGCTGATGGCCGACTGGCTGCGCGACATCACCACCTATGCCCGCTCGCTCAATCCCAACGTCGCCTTCGACACCAACCCCCACGGTCTGTTCGGCCGCAACCGGGCGTTCCAGGCCGCGCTCTGGCACCCCTGGTTCATGAAATACTCCGAGGTGATGTGGAGCGAGGAGACCAACCCGGCCGACTACACCCAGTGGGGCACAATTGTCTCCAAGATACGCACCTACAAGCTGGGACGCGCCCTGGACAACATGGTGCTCACCTACAAGCCGGACGATCTGATGATGGCCGAGGCCCTGGCGTTCAACCAGACCCCGGGCAACGTGGAGCTGCGCCCCGGCTCCGACCCCTCGAACCGCAAATATTATAACTTCTACATCGCCAACCGCGACCTATACACCGGCACACTCAACCGCGAGGATGCCGCCCTGCTGCGCTCCTACGCCACCATGGCCTACGACAACCACCGCGCCGCCCTGGAGCAGTGCATGTTCGAGCAGGCCCTGATCCAGTCGCAGGTGCCGTTCGACCTGGTGTTCGATGAGCAGATGGACGACCTGTCGCGCTACCGCGTGCTGGTGCTGGCCGGGCAGAACAACCTGTCGGATGAGAACGTGGCGAAGATCAGGAAGTTCGTAGCCGCGGGCGGCTCTCTGGTGTTCACCGGCCTGACTGGTTCGCGCGACCAGTGGCTCCGTCGTAGGAGCACCCCGGCCCTGAACGACCTTCTGGGCTTGGAGAGCGCGGGCCGCCATGGCGGGGCCGCCGCCGAGGGCGCGGCTTACTCCAGCAAGACCGAGGTCAGCGCGGACGGCCGGGTGGTGTACGTGCCGGCCATTGTCCCGCCGGACAAGGAGCAGGCCGAGAACTGGACCGGCTCCTGGGACGGCAACGTCAAGGAAGGCTCCTGGATCAGGCCGACCAACTGGCGTGAGCTGGAACAGGCCGTGCGTCAGGCCGCCGGCGGTAAGCTCTCCCTGGAGACCGAGCTCCCCGAGTGGGTCGCGGTCGAGCAGGTGCAGAAAGACAAGCGGATCATGCTCCACCTGGTCAACTACCGCCGCGGCAACCGCTTGAGCGGCATCCCGGTGGACCTGGCCCTGGACAGGGGCAAGGGGGTGAGCTCGGTCAAGGTGGTCAGCCCGGACCGCGAGGGCTCGCGTGACATTCAGTTCCAGGTCCAGGGCGGGCGCTGCACGTTCCGTGTCCCGGAGCTGGAGACCTACGACGTGGTGGTGGTGGAGCAGAAATAA